In Phacochoerus africanus isolate WHEZ1 chromosome 1, ROS_Pafr_v1, whole genome shotgun sequence, the following are encoded in one genomic region:
- the GNB4 gene encoding guanine nucleotide-binding protein subunit beta-4 isoform X1 yields MSELEQLRQEAEQLRNQIQDARKACNDATLVQITSNMDSVGRIQMRTRRTLRGHLAKIYAMHWGYDSRLLVSASQDGKLIIWDSYTTNKMHAIPLRSSWVMTCAYAPSGNYVACGGLDNICSIYNLKTREGNVRVSRELPGHTGYLSCCRFLDDSQIVTSSGDTTCALWDIETAQQTTTFTGHSGDVMSLSLSPDMRTFVSGACDASSKLWDIRDGMCRQSFTGHVSDINAVSFFPNGYAFATGSDDATCRLFDLRADQELLLYSHDNIICGITSVAFSKSGRLLLAGYDDFNCNVWDTLKGDRAGVLAGHDNRVSCLGVTDDGMAVATGSWDSFLRIWN; encoded by the exons GATGCCAGGAAAGCATGTAATGATGCAACGCTTGTTCag ATCACATCAAATATGGATTCCGTGGGTCGAATACAAATGCGAACGAGACGTACACTAAGGGGTCACCTCGCTAAAATCTATGCCATGCATTGGGGATATGATTCGAG GCTACTAGTCAGTGCTTCCCAAGATGGAAAATTAATTATTTGGGATAGCTATACAACAAATAAG ATGCATGCTATTCCTTTGCGGTCCTCCTGGGTGATGACTTGTGCTTATGCTCCCTCTGGTAATTACGTTGCTTGTGGAGGACTGGACAACATCTGCTCTATATATAACTTAAAAACCAGAGAGGGAAATGTGAGAGTGAGCCGAGAGTTACCGGGTCACACAG GATACTTGTCCTGCTGTCGTTTTTTGGATGACAGTCAAATTGTTACAAGTTCAGGAGATACAACTTG tGCTTTATGGGACATCGAAACTGCCCAGCAGACCACTACCTTCACTGGGCATTCTGGAGATGTGATGAGTCTTTCTCTGAGTCCTGACATGAGGACTTTTGTTTCTGGTGCTTGTGATGCCTCTTCCAAATTATGGGACATTCGTGATGGCATGTGTAGACAGTCTTTCACTGGACATGTGTCAGATATTAATGCTGTCAGT tttttcccAAACGGATATGCCTTTGCCACTGGCTCCGATGATGCCACTTGCCGTCTTTTTGACCTTCGTGCAGACCAGGAGTTATTACTGTATTCCCATGACAATATCATCTGTGGGATCACTTCTGTAGCCTTCTCAAAAAGCGGGCGTCTGCTGTTAGCTGGGTATGATGACTTCAATTGTAATGTATGGGACACGCTAAAAGGAGATCGTGCAG gtgttCTTGCTGGTCATGACAACCGTGTCAGCTGTCTAGGTGTAACTGAtgatggcatggctgtggcaacaGGGTCTTGGGACAGTTTTCTTAGAATCTGGAATTGA
- the GNB4 gene encoding guanine nucleotide-binding protein subunit beta-4 isoform X2 translates to MHAIPLRSSWVMTCAYAPSGNYVACGGLDNICSIYNLKTREGNVRVSRELPGHTGYLSCCRFLDDSQIVTSSGDTTCALWDIETAQQTTTFTGHSGDVMSLSLSPDMRTFVSGACDASSKLWDIRDGMCRQSFTGHVSDINAVSFFPNGYAFATGSDDATCRLFDLRADQELLLYSHDNIICGITSVAFSKSGRLLLAGYDDFNCNVWDTLKGDRAGVLAGHDNRVSCLGVTDDGMAVATGSWDSFLRIWN, encoded by the exons ATGCATGCTATTCCTTTGCGGTCCTCCTGGGTGATGACTTGTGCTTATGCTCCCTCTGGTAATTACGTTGCTTGTGGAGGACTGGACAACATCTGCTCTATATATAACTTAAAAACCAGAGAGGGAAATGTGAGAGTGAGCCGAGAGTTACCGGGTCACACAG GATACTTGTCCTGCTGTCGTTTTTTGGATGACAGTCAAATTGTTACAAGTTCAGGAGATACAACTTG tGCTTTATGGGACATCGAAACTGCCCAGCAGACCACTACCTTCACTGGGCATTCTGGAGATGTGATGAGTCTTTCTCTGAGTCCTGACATGAGGACTTTTGTTTCTGGTGCTTGTGATGCCTCTTCCAAATTATGGGACATTCGTGATGGCATGTGTAGACAGTCTTTCACTGGACATGTGTCAGATATTAATGCTGTCAGT tttttcccAAACGGATATGCCTTTGCCACTGGCTCCGATGATGCCACTTGCCGTCTTTTTGACCTTCGTGCAGACCAGGAGTTATTACTGTATTCCCATGACAATATCATCTGTGGGATCACTTCTGTAGCCTTCTCAAAAAGCGGGCGTCTGCTGTTAGCTGGGTATGATGACTTCAATTGTAATGTATGGGACACGCTAAAAGGAGATCGTGCAG gtgttCTTGCTGGTCATGACAACCGTGTCAGCTGTCTAGGTGTAACTGAtgatggcatggctgtggcaacaGGGTCTTGGGACAGTTTTCTTAGAATCTGGAATTGA